From Nicotiana tabacum cultivar K326 chromosome 22, ASM71507v2, whole genome shotgun sequence, one genomic window encodes:
- the LOC107804477 gene encoding putative glycosyltransferase At5g03795 isoform X1 codes for MASTPLSIMLKILTHRRDSNSPQSFFFFIPTALALVTSLLILFYISFISKFFTHSHQTHLTFTRSSDFSSFNSTSHKPVNISFLGSMQSFGTGGIGNVQSQRHMELNGKYVNDNAVFHDRDTFMNDYKEMNKSLKIYVYPHQKADPFSNVLLAVDFEPGGNYASESYFKKVLVTSHFTTKDPSSADLFFLPFSIARLRHDPRVGIDGIKDFIKSYIFNISHKYPYWNYSNGADHFYVACHSIGRFAMEKAIDVKINAIQVVCSSSYFVSAYIPHKDASLPQIWPRLGSEPNLAPYKRKKLGFFAGTINSPVREKLLEWWGNDSDIFVHFGRLERSYTEELLDSKFCLHVKGYEVNTARVADALFYGCVPVIIANHYDLPFADILDWKHFSVIVATLDIPLLKKILQGITQQEYLMLHSNVLKGRKHFQWHMSPVDFDAFYMVMYELWLRSSLRLQ; via the exons ATGGCGAGTACTCCATTGTCGATAATGCTGAAAATTCTCACACACCGTCGTGACTCAAACTCACCACaatccttcttctttttcatacCCACAGCCTTAGCTCTCGTCACCTCTCTCTTAATTCTCTTCTACATTTCCTTCATTTCCAAATTCTTCACTCATTCCCACCAAACCCATCTCACATTCACTCGTTCTTCTGATTTTTCATCCTTTAACTCCACCTCCCATAAACCGGTCAACATTTCATTTCTTGGCTCTATGCAAAGTTTTGGTACTGGGGGAATTGGAAATGTTCAGAGCCAGAGGCATATGGAATTGAATG GAAAGTATGTTAATGACAACGCGGTATTCCATGACAGAGATACCTTTATGAACGACTACAAAGAAATGAATAAGAGCTTGAAGATATATGTTTATCCTCACCAAAAGGCTGATCCCTTTTCCAATGTACTCTTGGCTGTTGATTTTGAGCCAGGCGGAAACTATGCTAGTGAAAGTTACTTCAAGAAAGTTCTTGTGACTAGCCACTTCACAACAAAGGATCCTTCCAGTGCAGATCTTTTCTTTCTACCTTTCTCAATTGCACGATTGCGGCATGATCCACGAGTGGGGATTGATGGTATTAAAGACTTCATAAAAAGCTACATCTTCAATATTAGTCATAAGTACCCTTACTGGAACTACTCCAACGGGGCTGACCATTTCTATGTTGCCTGTCATTCCATTGGTCGTTTTGCCATGGAGAAAGCAATTGATGTTAAGATTAACGCGATCCAAGTTGTGTGTTCTTCAAGTTATTTCGTATCAGCATATATTCCACATAAAGATGCATCCTTGCCCCAGATTTGGCCAAGGCTAGGAAGTGAACCAAATCTTGCACCTTATAAAAG GAAAAAGCTAGGATTTTTTGCTGGAACAATAAATTCTCCTGTACGTGAAAAGCTTCTAGAGTGGtggggaaatgattctgacatcTTTGTGCACTTTGGTCGCCTTGAAAGATCTTATACCGAAGAACTACTTGATAGCAAATTCTGCCTTCATGTCAAAGGCTATGAAGTGAACACCGCTCGCGTTGCTGATGCCTTGTTCTATGGCTGTGTACCTGTGATCATTGCGAACCATTATGATCTTCCATTTGCAGACATATTAGATTGGAAGCATTTTTCAGTCATCGTTGCCACGTTAGACATCCCTTTATTGAAGAAAATCCTTCAAGGCATAACTCAGCAGGAGTACTTGATGTTGCATAGCAATGTTCTGAAGGGGAGAAAACACTTCCAGTGGCATATGTCCCCTGTAGATTTTGATGCCTTTTATATGGTTATGTATGAGTTGTGGCTAAGGAGTTCTTTAAGGCTTCAATGA
- the LOC107804477 gene encoding putative glycosyltransferase At5g03795 isoform X2 produces MGVIALITVLSELCPLFSGSRNSWLLFSGKYVNDNAVFHDRDTFMNDYKEMNKSLKIYVYPHQKADPFSNVLLAVDFEPGGNYASESYFKKVLVTSHFTTKDPSSADLFFLPFSIARLRHDPRVGIDGIKDFIKSYIFNISHKYPYWNYSNGADHFYVACHSIGRFAMEKAIDVKINAIQVVCSSSYFVSAYIPHKDASLPQIWPRLGSEPNLAPYKRKKLGFFAGTINSPVREKLLEWWGNDSDIFVHFGRLERSYTEELLDSKFCLHVKGYEVNTARVADALFYGCVPVIIANHYDLPFADILDWKHFSVIVATLDIPLLKKILQGITQQEYLMLHSNVLKGRKHFQWHMSPVDFDAFYMVMYELWLRSSLRLQ; encoded by the exons ATG GGTGTTATAGCCCTGATTACTGTCTTGTCTGAGCTTTGTCCCTTATTTTCTGGATCTAGAAATAGTTGGCTTTTATTTTCAGGAAAGTATGTTAATGACAACGCGGTATTCCATGACAGAGATACCTTTATGAACGACTACAAAGAAATGAATAAGAGCTTGAAGATATATGTTTATCCTCACCAAAAGGCTGATCCCTTTTCCAATGTACTCTTGGCTGTTGATTTTGAGCCAGGCGGAAACTATGCTAGTGAAAGTTACTTCAAGAAAGTTCTTGTGACTAGCCACTTCACAACAAAGGATCCTTCCAGTGCAGATCTTTTCTTTCTACCTTTCTCAATTGCACGATTGCGGCATGATCCACGAGTGGGGATTGATGGTATTAAAGACTTCATAAAAAGCTACATCTTCAATATTAGTCATAAGTACCCTTACTGGAACTACTCCAACGGGGCTGACCATTTCTATGTTGCCTGTCATTCCATTGGTCGTTTTGCCATGGAGAAAGCAATTGATGTTAAGATTAACGCGATCCAAGTTGTGTGTTCTTCAAGTTATTTCGTATCAGCATATATTCCACATAAAGATGCATCCTTGCCCCAGATTTGGCCAAGGCTAGGAAGTGAACCAAATCTTGCACCTTATAAAAG GAAAAAGCTAGGATTTTTTGCTGGAACAATAAATTCTCCTGTACGTGAAAAGCTTCTAGAGTGGtggggaaatgattctgacatcTTTGTGCACTTTGGTCGCCTTGAAAGATCTTATACCGAAGAACTACTTGATAGCAAATTCTGCCTTCATGTCAAAGGCTATGAAGTGAACACCGCTCGCGTTGCTGATGCCTTGTTCTATGGCTGTGTACCTGTGATCATTGCGAACCATTATGATCTTCCATTTGCAGACATATTAGATTGGAAGCATTTTTCAGTCATCGTTGCCACGTTAGACATCCCTTTATTGAAGAAAATCCTTCAAGGCATAACTCAGCAGGAGTACTTGATGTTGCATAGCAATGTTCTGAAGGGGAGAAAACACTTCCAGTGGCATATGTCCCCTGTAGATTTTGATGCCTTTTATATGGTTATGTATGAGTTGTGGCTAAGGAGTTCTTTAAGGCTTCAATGA